From the Actinomycetota bacterium genome, one window contains:
- a CDS encoding alpha/beta hydrolase: MEHGNPGAFLSPIDEETAAAENVRVVTYDRPGYGRSTPKPGRRVVDGPADAELVLDAWDVEGCA; the protein is encoded by the coding sequence GGGCGCCTTCCTCTCTCCGATCGACGAGGAGACGGCGGCGGCGGAGAACGTTCGCGTGGTCACGTACGACCGACCCGGCTACGGACGCTCGACCCCGAAGCCCGGTCGCCGAGTGGTCGATGGTCCTGCCGACGCCGAATTGGTGCTCGACGCATGGGACGTTGAGGGGTGCGCGA